TCATTCCAGAAACCATCGCTAAACGGTTTTCTGGTAACCAAATCGTCGCAAGCTTTAACACACCAACAAAGGCAAATGCCGAGCCTAGACCAACTAAGAAACGCCCTGAAGCTGCTACCCAAAAATTTGCAGTCCCAGTAAACAAGAAGGTGCCGAGCACACAAATAACACAAGCAAGCGTTAACAGACGGCGAGGCCCATAACGGTCAAGCAACAAGCCGACCGGTAATTGCATGGGAACATAGGCATAGTAATAAATAGAAGAAATATGCCCAAAGCCAGTTGCAGATAAATCAAAGTGTGTGCGCAAAGCTGATTCCATCGCACTAGGCGCAATTCTTAATAAATATTCATAACTGTAGAATACCGCCCCAAGAGCACAAATAAACCACCCCATTAGGGTGTAATTCTTACGATTCTCAGAAAGCAAAGTCATCTCCTTAACTATTGGGTTAAGTAAAAGCGCGTACCACTTACTAAAGGCTGATCACGCTTTTTCTTTGTATTAACTCCAAGGTATTATCCCAGGCACAGCAAAGTACTTCATTTGATAAGGCAGAACGCTTCATCCTGTAAACTTCATACTGCATTCAGGATAACTACCAAGAAGTTACCGTTATTTTAATAATGATTATTTTTGGCTTACGCCGCTAGCAATTGCCGCTTTAGCAACAGCTGCAGGCACCCGCTCTTTTAAGCGAGGGTCAATGGGCTTAGGAATAATATAATTAGGCCCAAACTCCCAATCTGTGACGCCTGGGTAATTATCCTTTACTACCTGGGGAACCGGCTCATGCACTAATTGGCGTATTGCTTCAACTGCTGCAATTTGCATAGCCTGGTTAATGCATGTTGCACGTACATCCAATGCACCACGGAAAATATATGGAAAACATAACACATTATTAACCTGATTAGGATAGTCACTGCGGCCTGTTGCAATGATTAGATCATTACGAACTTGATGAGCGACTTCCGGTCTTATTTCCGGATCAGGATTTGATAACGCAAAAATAACCGCATTAGGTGCCATTAAATTTAATAAATCAGCATCTAATAAATTAGGCTTAGCAACACCGATGAACACATCTGCATCAACCAAAGCATCAGCTAAAGTACGGCAGGATGTAGTACGGGAAAAAGCAAATTTATACGCATTAAGATCGGTACGCTCAGAATGAATAACACCTTTGGTATCCAAAAGCATCATATTCTCTTTATTTGCACCCAACGCAGCAAGCAAACGCATCGATGCAATACCTGCAGCCCCGGCTCCAATACATACGATTTTTGCATCAGACAAAGTTTTCTTTTGTAAATCTAAGGCATTTAACAAACCTGCTGCAACAACAATGGCGGTGCCATGTTGGTCATCATGAAATACAGGGATGTTTAATTGCTCAATTAAGGCTTGTTCAATTTCAAAACACTCTGGTGCCTTAAGGTCTTCTAAGTTAATTCCACCAAAGGTAGGAGCAATGTTTTTCGCAGTAGCGATAAATGCTTGAGGGTCGTGGGCATCAATTTCGATATCAAATACATCGATATCAGCAAAACGCTTAAATAAAACCGCCTTGCCTTCCATAACCGGCTTACTCGCAAGAGGACCAAGATCACCCAAACCAAGTACCGCAGTACCATTAGTCATTACAGCTACTAAATTACCTTTGTTAGTATAACGATAAGCAGTTTCAGGATTTTCTGCTATAGCCAATACTGGAGCGGCGACGCCCGGTGTATAGGCCAAAGATAAATCATGCTGAGAGTTAGTTGGCTTAGTAAGGTGAACACTGAGTTTGCCTGGAATAGGGAACTCGTGATAATCCAATGCTGACTGTTTTAAAACTTCATTATCCAAGGTACTTACTCTCTTAAATAAAAACCAATACAAAATAGGGATTGAGCAAGACTCCAACCATTATCGCTCTGTCACGACTATTCCGAAGAATGAATTAAGCAGCAAAGCGAGCTACTAAACTTCTAATTTCCGGGGAGGAAGTCGCGGAGGAAACACGAATTGAGAGGAGATTTGAGCGTCAAAGCCCTGACAACTTACCAAAAAACTACCATGATGATAATAATTTTTCAATAAGTTAAATTAAATGCGCGCAAAAAATGCGCGCTTTACAACTATTCTTTTGATGCAGCAGCCGCAGCAGCACGCTGGCTGTAACGATCACGGAACTTCTGAACACGACCACCAGTATCAACTAATTTTTGCTTTCCAGTATAGAAAGGATGGCATTGTGAACATACTTCAATATTTAAATCTTTACATAAAGTTGAACGAGTTTCGAAGGTCTCGCCACAGCTACAAGTAACTTTAACAACTTCATAATTTGGATGAATCGTTGCTTTCATAACACTACTCTCTTATAGTTCAAATGAATATCGCCACCTGGACCCTATTGCCAAGCACCATATTCTATACAAATGACGCGAAACAATAGCAGAAAAACTTCGGTAAAGCAATTTTTTCTAGTGCTAGCTCGCATGGGAACTGCGCCCAATCATTTACTATAGCATAGAAATTTATTTTTTTTGTAGGGATTGGCTTTGTAATGACTTGTAGGTTGGATCCCTGGCCCAACATAGCGTTCTGATACCGCTCAATGCCTTGCTAGACCATGGACTCAACCTACTATTCTTTCTCAACCTCCAACTCAACCCAAGCCGGTGCATGATCCGAAGGTCTTTCCGCCTTACGTGGCTCAACATCAATATTCGAACTACGGCACAAAGCATTCAACCCTTGATTTAATAAAACATGATCGATACGTAATCCCCTATTTCGTCTAAACCCCGCTGCACGATAATCCCACCAGCTAAATGTTTTTTCTGGCTGTTCAAAATTTCTAAAACTGTCATGCAAACCCAGTTGTAGCAATCCAGAAAAAGCCTCGCGCTCAGGAGGACTTACCAATACACAGCCTTCCCATTCCGCTGGATCATGAACATCGCGGTCTTCGGGTGCAATATTAAAATCCCCAACTACCGCAACCTGTGTATAAGCACTCAACTGTTGCTGAATGAACGAACTAACTTTCTGTAACCAATTTAATTTGTATTCATATTTATCTGAGGTAAGCTCTGAACCATTAGGCACATATAAATTAATTAAGCGTATCCCTGCAACCGTTACAGCCAGAATACGTCGTTGAGGATCGTCCAAAGCAGGAATATCAGTTACTACTTCCGTAATAGGATAGCGACTAATGACAGCAACACCGTTATACGTTTTTTGCCCTGCGTACACTACGTGATAGCCCATTTCCGTAAATGAGGATTCGGGAAAATTTTCATCCGTTAATTTGGTTTCCTGTACCGCCAAAATATCCATCTGCGATGAATCCATCCAAGCCAGTACCTGCTCTAGCCTAATTTTTAATGAATTGACATTCCAACTGGCTAATTTAAGCATACCAATCTCCTTCATATTCAATCATGAATGGCGCATGATCAGACAAACGAGCTTCACGAAATATGCGACTATCAACCACACTTTTAGTTAAACCTGGGGTAATCACCTGATAATCAATTCTCCACCCTACATTCTTTTCCCAGGCCCTACTCCGATAAGACCACCACGTATATTGCTCTTCTTCCTGGTTATGTACCCGAAACGCATCAACAAAACCCATGGAGCCAAATAGCTCATCCATCCAAGCACGCTCTTCAGGTAAAAATCCAGAGTTTTTCTGGTTCGATCGCCAATTCTTTAAATCAATTTTTTTATGGGCGATATTATAATCCCCACAAATAATTAATTCGCGTCCTTCGTTTTTTAACTGCAATAAATGCTTTGCAAATTGCTCCAAAAATGCGTATTTAACTTCCTGGCGTCCATCACCACTGGTTCCCGAAGGTAAATAAAGAGAAATAATACTTAATTTAGGATAATCAAATTGAATGTAGCGTCCTTCGTTATCACAATAATCATAACCAATGCCTTTGACGACACGAGTGGGTTTATGGCGGGCATAAATCGCCACCCCACTATAGCCTTTCTTTTGCGCTGAATAATAATCACAGAAATAATCACGCGGGAAAAACAGTTCTTCGGGCACTAGCTGTTCTGCATGAGCCTTAGTTTCTTGAATGCAGACAAAATCAGCATTTTGAGCCGCCAACCACTCGTAAAACCCATTTCGTGCGGCGGCACGAATACCATTGGCATTAAAACAAATTACTTTCATCTTATTTACTCATTTTAAGAGCGGCATGTGCCAAGCGCTCACCTAAATTCTTAGCCAACGTGATTTCATCCTCACTCAGAACACGATCATTAGCCACACCAGAAACATGGGTTACCCCATAAGGAGTTCCACCCGTTGTTGTATCATTTAGCGATGGTTCAGAATAAGGTACTCCTAAGAGAACCATCCCCTGATGTAATAAGGGTAGCATCATACTTAATAAGGTGCTTTCCTGACCACCGTGCATACTCGCGGATGAAGAAAAAACACAAGCAGGTTTATCAATTAGATCTCCGGCAAGCCATAATGCTGAAGTACCATCGAGAAAATATTTCAACGGAGCGGCCATATTTCCAAAACGAGTAGGACTTCCCAAAGCTAATCCCAAACAATAACGTAGATCATCTAATGTTGCATAAGGTGCCCCACTATCAGGAACCGGATTATCTATTGCTTCACAGGTTGTGGAAACTGGCGGAACTGTGCGCAAGCGTGCTTCAATTCCAAAAACTCGTTCTACTCCTCGAGCAATATATTGAGCTAACTGAGCCACGGAGCCAGTTCTTGAATAGTACAATATGAGAATATAAGGATCAGACATCAATAACTCCATGATTTTCTTTTAGGAGATGGATCATACATTAGAATGGGAATGAGTAAACTATAGAATTACAACCTGATTAATTGCGACGAAGTAGTCGGTTGCTTGCAACCGGGAAGCCATGAGCACAGCGAATTCTTCTAGTTTTTCTTAAGGGCCCCACAACACAGGGCGCTAGATTCCTTCACTTCATTGGCAATGACTGCGAGGGATTTAAATTGAAGAACAGTTACTCAAATCATATGTTGTCATTGCGAAGCACCCCAGGAATTGACGCACTAAATCCTGGGGTGATGGCCGTTTTTCATGCCAATGAGTGAAAATTGATTGAAACTTAGAGGATATAACGTGCCAAATCTTCATCAGCGACCAATTGACCTAAGTTCTTATCAACATACACCTTATCCACATGTACTGATTCACCTGATTTGTCAGTCGCTTCAAATGAAACTACCTCTAATAAGCGCTCCATAACCGTATATAAACGACGCGCACCAATATTTTCCATGCGCTCATTAACCTGCCATGCAACCTCGGCAATACGTCGAATTCCAGACTCATCAAAACTCAAAGTTAAACCTTCAGTTGCCATCAATGCAGTATATTGCAAGGTTAATGAAGCTGTTGGTTCGGTAAGAATACGCACAAAATCATCAACCGATAATGCAGAAAGCTCTACGCGAATCGGTAAACGTCCCTGCAATTCAGCAATTAAATCAGAGGGCTTAGCTACGTGGAACGCACCCGAAGCAATAAAGAGAATATGGTCCGATTTAATCATTCCATATTTAGTAGATACAGTGGTTCCCTCTACTAAAGGCAGCAGATCTCTTTGCACCCCTTCACGCGAAACATCACCACCACCACTTTCAGAACGCTTAGCAACCTTATCCAATTCATCGATGAAAACAATACCATTTTGCTCTACGCTTTCAATAGCGCGAATTTTAATGTCATCTTCATTAATTAATTTGGTTGCTTCTTCTTCACGTAGCAATTTCATTGCCTTTGCAATCATCATCTTACGTGTTTTAGTGCGATGAGTTCCTACTTGTTGGAACATAGACTGAAGCTGGCTTGTCATTTCTTCCATACCTGGAGGTGCCATAATTTCAATGCCAACAGGAGTTGCAGAAACTTCTATTTCAATTTCATTTTCATCCAATAAGCCTTCGCGTAATTGCTTACGGAATACTTGTCGCGCTGTACTGTCCTTTTCACTGGGTGTTAAACTACCACGAGCAGGAGGCAATAGAACATCAAGAATGCGCTCTTCAGCTGCCTCTTCAGCCAAGTGCTCGACTTTTTTCATTGCTAATTCACGTTCTTGCTTAATCGCAATATCCGCCAAATCACGCAAAATTGAATCGACATCGCGGCCAACATAACCAACTTCAGTAAACTTAGTAGCTTCAACTTTAATAAAAGGTGCATGAGCCAATTTAGCCAAACGTCGCGCGATTTCTGTTTTTCCTACCCCAGTAGGTCCAATCATCAAAATGTTTTTCGGCATAATTTCATTACGCAAAGCTGCATCTTGAATCTTCATACGGCGCCAACGGTTGCGTAATGCAATAGCTACTGCTCTTTTGGCATCATCTTGGCCAATAATGTGTTTATCTAATTCTTGAACGATCTCTCGCGGAGTCATTACCATACTATTATTTGCTGACATTGTTTAACTCTTCTATGGTTAAATTGTTGTTGGTATAAATACAAATCTCACCGGCAATAGTCAGTGCTTTACGAACGATGTCTACAGCGGATAATTCAGTATTTTGCATTAAGGCACGCGCAGCAGCTTGAGCAAATGGACCACCAGAACCAATTGCAATCAAACTTTCTTCGGGCTCAATGACATCACCATTACCAGTAATAATCAAAGAGGACTTACTGTCTGCGACAGCAAGCACAGCCTCAAGACGGCGTAACATTCTATCGGTTCGCCAATCTTTAGCTAATTCAACCGCAGCACGTACTAGATGCCCCTGGTGCATCTCCAACTTACTTTCAAAACGTTCAAAAAGAGTAAATGCATCCGCCGTACCTCCAGCAAAACCGGCAATCACCTGATCTTTATAGAG
Above is a genomic segment from Legionella lytica containing:
- the wrbA gene encoding NAD(P)H:quinone oxidoreductase, whose protein sequence is MSDPYILILYYSRTGSVAQLAQYIARGVERVFGIEARLRTVPPVSTTCEAIDNPVPDSGAPYATLDDLRYCLGLALGSPTRFGNMAAPLKYFLDGTSALWLAGDLIDKPACVFSSSASMHGGQESTLLSMMLPLLHQGMVLLGVPYSEPSLNDTTTGGTPYGVTHVSGVANDRVLSEDEITLAKNLGERLAHAALKMSK
- a CDS encoding exodeoxyribonuclease III — protein: MKVICFNANGIRAAARNGFYEWLAAQNADFVCIQETKAHAEQLVPEELFFPRDYFCDYYSAQKKGYSGVAIYARHKPTRVVKGIGYDYCDNEGRYIQFDYPKLSIISLYLPSGTSGDGRQEVKYAFLEQFAKHLLQLKNEGRELIICGDYNIAHKKIDLKNWRSNQKNSGFLPEERAWMDELFGSMGFVDAFRVHNQEEEQYTWWSYRSRAWEKNVGWRIDYQVITPGLTKSVVDSRIFREARLSDHAPFMIEYEGDWYA
- a CDS encoding malic enzyme-like NAD(P)-binding protein, whose product is MDNEVLKQSALDYHEFPIPGKLSVHLTKPTNSQHDLSLAYTPGVAAPVLAIAENPETAYRYTNKGNLVAVMTNGTAVLGLGDLGPLASKPVMEGKAVLFKRFADIDVFDIEIDAHDPQAFIATAKNIAPTFGGINLEDLKAPECFEIEQALIEQLNIPVFHDDQHGTAIVVAAGLLNALDLQKKTLSDAKIVCIGAGAAGIASMRLLAALGANKENMMLLDTKGVIHSERTDLNAYKFAFSRTTSCRTLADALVDADVFIGVAKPNLLDADLLNLMAPNAVIFALSNPDPEIRPEVAHQVRNDLIIATGRSDYPNQVNNVLCFPYIFRGALDVRATCINQAMQIAAVEAIRQLVHEPVPQVVKDNYPGVTDWEFGPNYIIPKPIDPRLKERVPAAVAKAAIASGVSQK
- the xth gene encoding exodeoxyribonuclease III codes for the protein MLKLASWNVNSLKIRLEQVLAWMDSSQMDILAVQETKLTDENFPESSFTEMGYHVVYAGQKTYNGVAVISRYPITEVVTDIPALDDPQRRILAVTVAGIRLINLYVPNGSELTSDKYEYKLNWLQKVSSFIQQQLSAYTQVAVVGDFNIAPEDRDVHDPAEWEGCVLVSPPEREAFSGLLQLGLHDSFRNFEQPEKTFSWWDYRAAGFRRNRGLRIDHVLLNQGLNALCRSSNIDVEPRKAERPSDHAPAWVELEVEKE
- the hslU gene encoding ATP-dependent protease ATPase subunit HslU codes for the protein MVMTPREIVQELDKHIIGQDDAKRAVAIALRNRWRRMKIQDAALRNEIMPKNILMIGPTGVGKTEIARRLAKLAHAPFIKVEATKFTEVGYVGRDVDSILRDLADIAIKQERELAMKKVEHLAEEAAEERILDVLLPPARGSLTPSEKDSTARQVFRKQLREGLLDENEIEIEVSATPVGIEIMAPPGMEEMTSQLQSMFQQVGTHRTKTRKMMIAKAMKLLREEEATKLINEDDIKIRAIESVEQNGIVFIDELDKVAKRSESGGGDVSREGVQRDLLPLVEGTTVSTKYGMIKSDHILFIASGAFHVAKPSDLIAELQGRLPIRVELSALSVDDFVRILTEPTASLTLQYTALMATEGLTLSFDESGIRRIAEVAWQVNERMENIGARRLYTVMERLLEVVSFEATDKSGESVHVDKVYVDKNLGQLVADEDLARYIL
- the hslV gene encoding ATP-dependent protease subunit HslV; translated protein: MEQFRGTTILSVRRGNQVVIGGDGQVTLGNTVMKGNARKVRRLYKDQVIAGFAGGTADAFTLFERFESKLEMHQGHLVRAAVELAKDWRTDRMLRRLEAVLAVADSKSSLIITGNGDVIEPEESLIAIGSGGPFAQAAARALMQNTELSAVDIVRKALTIAGEICIYTNNNLTIEELNNVSK
- the rpmE gene encoding 50S ribosomal protein L31 codes for the protein MKATIHPNYEVVKVTCSCGETFETRSTLCKDLNIEVCSQCHPFYTGKQKLVDTGGRVQKFRDRYSQRAAAAAASKE